One segment of Methanolinea mesophila DNA contains the following:
- the pstB gene encoding phosphate ABC transporter ATP-binding protein PstB has product MNNRSIILETEKLDLYYGESKALKKVSIRVPDRKVTALIGPSGCGKSTLIRCFNRMNDLVNGCRIKGKVLYHGRDIYGSGADPVDIRRMIGMVFQKPNPFPKSIFENVAYGPRVHGINDRKKLDGIVEKSLRNAALWEEVKDRLHESAMGLSGGQQQRLCIARTLAVEPEVILMDEPCSALDPIATSKIEALIDELKKNYCVVIVTHNMQQASRVSDYTGFMYLGELVEFGETSQIFEHPGLELTENYITGRFG; this is encoded by the coding sequence ATGAACAACCGCTCCATTATACTGGAAACCGAAAAACTTGACCTCTATTACGGGGAGAGCAAGGCATTGAAAAAGGTCTCCATCCGGGTGCCGGACCGGAAAGTGACCGCACTGATAGGACCGTCGGGATGCGGCAAGTCCACCCTGATCCGGTGCTTCAACCGGATGAACGACCTGGTGAACGGGTGCAGGATCAAGGGGAAGGTCCTGTACCATGGAAGGGATATCTACGGCTCCGGAGCCGACCCGGTGGACATCCGGAGAATGATCGGGATGGTCTTCCAGAAGCCCAACCCCTTTCCCAAGTCGATCTTCGAGAACGTCGCCTACGGGCCGCGAGTCCACGGGATCAACGACCGGAAAAAACTGGACGGGATCGTGGAGAAGAGCCTCAGGAACGCAGCCCTCTGGGAAGAGGTGAAGGACAGGCTCCACGAATCCGCGATGGGCCTCTCGGGCGGGCAGCAGCAGCGGCTCTGCATTGCCAGGACCCTGGCCGTCGAGCCCGAGGTCATCCTTATGGACGAGCCCTGTTCGGCGCTCGACCCTATCGCGACCTCGAAGATCGAGGCGCTGATCGACGAACTGAAGAAGAACTACTGCGTGGTCATCGTCACCCACAACATGCAGCAGGCGTCCCGGGTGAGCGATTACACGGGGTTCATGTATCTCGGCGAACTGGTGGAGTTCGGGGAGACCTCGCAGATATTCGAGCACCCGGGACTGGAACTGACCGAGAACTACATTACAGGAAGATTCGGCTGA
- the phoU gene encoding phosphate signaling complex protein PhoU: MSEKFHAELEDTKTHILSMAAMAEEMLRDSMTALEQHDRNLAMKVKERKTLLSEKNDTLEEEVYQLIARYQPVAKDMRAIACALKVISAAERIGRYGKDIANVVIKTPEDSRFEDLVRALSLPHMSELVLSMIHDAIQAYDTGDVSLIAHHSARDDRVDALRHTIFRDGITYMMEDPRTITRCTNYLMVARYLERSADHSCKIAEKVHYMVTGERIEIR; encoded by the coding sequence ATGTCTGAAAAATTTCACGCTGAACTGGAGGACACGAAGACCCATATCCTCTCCATGGCCGCCATGGCGGAGGAGATGCTTCGCGACTCCATGACCGCACTCGAACAACACGACCGCAACCTTGCGATGAAGGTAAAGGAGCGAAAGACCCTGCTCTCGGAGAAGAACGATACCCTGGAGGAGGAGGTCTACCAGCTTATCGCCCGGTACCAGCCGGTGGCGAAGGACATGCGGGCAATCGCGTGCGCCCTCAAAGTCATATCCGCCGCGGAAAGGATCGGCAGGTACGGCAAGGATATCGCCAACGTGGTGATCAAGACCCCGGAGGACTCCCGATTCGAAGACCTGGTGAGGGCCCTCTCCCTGCCCCACATGAGCGAACTGGTCCTCTCCATGATCCACGACGCGATCCAGGCGTACGACACGGGAGATGTCTCCCTGATCGCCCATCACTCGGCGCGGGACGATCGCGTCGACGCACTCCGCCATACCATATTCCGGGACGGGATAACCTACATGATGGAGGACCCACGGACGATCACCCGGTGCACCAATTACCTCATGGTCGCCCGGTACCTGGAGCGCAGCGCGGACCATTCCTGCAAGATCGCGGAGAAGGTCCACTACATGGTGACCGGAGAGCGAATAGAGATCCGGTGA
- a CDS encoding arsenate reductase ArsC encodes MDVPAPTVEEQDRATNTRVIFLCTYNSVRSQMAEAVLRHLAGDRYQVFSAGITSATVSPRAVAVLEEAGISTQGLYSKSIRQFRGEQFDYVVTVCNDAGRVCPVLPGGTHHLHHPFPSSPEHGDDEEKVRDEFRRLRDQITAWVEKTFVRAPKG; translated from the coding sequence ATGGATGTGCCCGCCCCGACCGTTGAAGAACAGGACCGGGCCACAAACACCAGGGTTATTTTTCTGTGCACCTACAACTCGGTCCGGTCCCAGATGGCGGAGGCGGTCCTGCGCCACCTCGCAGGCGACCGCTATCAGGTCTTTTCCGCGGGGATCACCTCCGCGACGGTAAGCCCGAGAGCAGTCGCAGTCCTCGAAGAAGCGGGAATTTCCACACAGGGACTTTATTCCAAGTCCATACGCCAGTTCCGGGGAGAACAGTTCGACTACGTGGTAACGGTCTGTAACGATGCCGGCAGGGTGTGTCCGGTCCTTCCCGGCGGGACGCACCATCTCCATCACCCGTTCCCGAGCTCCCCGGAACACGGCGACGATGAAGAGAAGGTCCGGGATGAATTCCGCCGGCTCAGGGACCAGATAACCGCCTGGGTTGAAAAGACATTTGTCCGTGCCCCGAAGGGGTAA